CTGTTATACTGGCGCATACCCGATGTTCAATTTATGTGCTATGATTACATAAAGATATTTGAACCATTAAATAGATTTTCTTTTTGTTATTTGATTAAGACCAATAATCTCTTATGGATATGATTTTATGGATATGGAATTTGCTAGAAACATGATTGTGGATTTTATCAGATCCAATATAGAAGACTCTGGACTGGGTGGTGCGGTAGTTGGAGTCAGCGGGGGTATAGATTCTGCACTTACCACTTATCTTACAGCTGAAGCCATTGGAAGTAAAAAGGTTCTTGGCATTCATATGCCTCAGATGGGTATTACGCCTGCTGAGGATGTACTGGATGCAGAAGAGATTGCAGACAGTACCGGTATTGAGTTCAAAGTGATTGATGTAAATCCTATACTTAATACATATATTGATTCACTTAACAGGGAAGGTCAGGAAACATCATCTCTCGTGGAAGGTAATCTGAAAGCAAGGATCAGGATGTCCATCCTCTATTATTATGCAAACACTTTAAATCGAATGGTGATTGGTACAGGCAACCGCACAGAACTGATGCTTGGATACTATACCAAGTATGGGGACGGGGGTGTTGATATTGAGCCAATTGGTGATCTGTACAAAACAGAGGTAAGGGAACTTTCACATTTGATTGGCATATCTGAGAATATAGTTTCCAAGGTTCCTTCTGCAGGTCTATGGAAGGGCCAGACTGATGAAGAAGAACTGGGTCTATCCTATGAAATAATTGATCGGATTCTTGAAATGCTGGATAGGGGCTGCAGTGTGGATGATGCAGGGAAGACTCTGAACGTTTCAGATGAGAGGATTGATTCAATAATTGGGCGAATTGATGCAAACAGGCATAAATTGCAACCTCCAAGAATATGCCGGTTAAAAGATGTTAGAAGGCCAGATATCTGATTTGGACATTTACCTGCTGGGAAATAAACTCAGGCTGCTGTTTTTATCTCTTATGAGCGGTTTTGCCAGGTGCCTTCGGGCACATGGCGGGACCTCATATAATCCGGGATGTATATTTCTACAGATCTCAACCTGTATTTTTGATTCTGCCTGTGTGCGGCACTTTCTACAGCGATAACCCTGTCCTTTGCCTGCGGACTCCATGCTTTTATGACATACGGGACATGCAGGGTTTTTGTATTCATATGTCTGTATCATAGAAATGATCTCAAGCTTTTCTGTATTCAGTGTGCCATTGATCATACTTCCATATATTCGAATAACATCTCCGGGAATAAGTTCTCTAACCAGTTCCCTGAAATTCTTTGTTGGCTCATAGGCAGCACATTTCAGTTCATGGTCATGCTTATCGCTGACTGAGAATATGACGTGCCCTCCCTGTATGGTCTCAGGCACACTTATCACCGTACACATGAGACTATATGAATGCATGTCCTGCATCTGGCTGATACTGTCCTCCTGAATGATATGCATATCTGTACCCTGGTTGGTTTTGTACAGTGCACTCCTTTCAAAAGGCTCTGATCGTATCATTGAGGCACACCGGATTACCTCCTCCTGAACGGATCCCCTGATCCCGTAAAGGACCGGGTCCGGTGATCTGGGTACACAGACCACCTGCTGATTTAAAATATCTACATTATCCCAGGTCATGGGATATGTTTTTTTGTCAGCGCTGAATATGCTGGAGCTGTCCACCATTCTGGGTGATCCCCATTTTTCCTGTTTACGGTATGTTATGTATTCATAGGTATGATCCCATCCACTGTTCAGCATTGCTCCGCATGCTGCAAGTGCTCCTATAAGGCCTCTTCTGTTTTTAAATCCCTTTGATTGAAGATTCAATTTTCTGATAAGCTCCTCTGCTTCATTTACTGTAATGATCTCCTTTACTGCTTTTTTGAAAAAGAGACCCAGTGGGTTTCGTGAGAGCTCAGACATTTCATCGCTAACAAAAACAATTCCTGGATTTGTTGTATCATTTTCCAGACAGGCAAGGGTTCTGACACGCTCAGTTACATGTTTTTTGACCATATCAGGCGCATCGGTATCGATTGCAATGGCCACTGCCGCATTTCCCCGTGTTTTATAGGGTACGGTTGGATTGAGCCTGATAAGGAGTAGATCATCAGTGATTTTTCCGTACCTTTCCAGCTCTTCTGATAGAAGGGAACACAGATAGGTGGTGCACATTCCGTCCCTTGAATCCGTATCGTCAATTCCGATAATCATATTTTAATTCCGGTAACTACATTCTTTTTCCTGTATATGTATCGTTGGATGGCGAATATTATTCAATAGACAATTATATATATATGTGCATATGTATATTAGCTTAATTATGACAAAAGAGATCCTCATACATCAGGTAGTTGATGTACTGAACCATGCAGGCTTTCTTGTGTCTGATCGCTGCAATATAAGGCCAAGGTGTTTTGACCTTGCTGCCCGGCAGGATGACATATTACTCTTTTGCAAGGTATTATACAATATTGATGGTCTGAATGAAGAAACTGCCAGGGAGATAAAATTACTTTCCAGTTATCTTAACGGCTCTCCTCTGATTATAGGTGCAAAGACCAGAAATCAGATGCTTGAAGACAGTGTAGTGTACATGAGATACGATGTGCCTGCAATGAATGTAGAGACATTATATGATTATCTGATCGAAGGAATTCCACCTGTTGTGTCTGCAGCGCCTGGTGGGCTTTATGTATCCATTGATGGGGACGTACTGAAACAAGCCAGAAATGAAATTTCCATGTCATTGGGTGCACTTGCATCCAGACTGGGAGTATCAAGGCGTACCATCAGTAAGTATGAGGATGGTGGAATGGCTGCTTCAATTGAGGTTGTACTGCAGCTTGAAGAGATACTGGATGTAGCACTGGCAAGATCTATTGATTTTATAAAATCTTTTGATGATAATCCATCCAGCACCGATATGGATGATGAGAATATTCAGCATCCTGCACCTCCAAAGGATAGTGTTCTTGAAATATTGCATTCCATGGGCTATAATGTACTCTCCACATCTCAGGCTCCTTTCAAGGCAGTATCAAAGAACGATTCCAATGTCATGCTCACAGGGGTCAGTGAATACAGCAGTGCTATGATAAAGCGAGCTCATCTGATGAGCAATATTTCTACCATAACAGAGACACGCTCAGTTTTCATAATCAATGGCCAGATAAAATCAGAATCTGTTGAGAGTACGGTTCTGATAGAAAAGGATGAACTGAATAAAATATCCGGACCTGAAGAACTGGTAACACTGATCGAGAACAGGACAAATTACCATACCTGTGAATAATCCAGCCAATTGATTTATCCACCTTATCCCCGGATTACGGAACTGCATGCTCCAAAACTGTAATATAGTGAAACTTCATAAGAAGTCAGCAATGACGTGTAATATTGCAGTTCTGGTATCAGGAAGAGGTTCAAATCTTCAATCTATTATTGACAATATTGAATCCGGTTATATCAGGAATGCCAGTATAAATGTGGTTGTCAGTGATGTTCATGATGCATATGCTCTGGAGCGTGCCAGAGATCGTGCAATAGATGCCATATTTATCAATCCTTCAGAACATGGATCAAAAAAGGATTATGAGAAATATCTTATTGGTATTCTTGAGGAATATAGCATTGATCTGATTCTCCTTGCTGGCTATATGCGTCTTCTTGGAAATTCATTTATCCGAAGATACAAGAACCGAATAATGAACATCCATCCATCTCTGCTGCCATCTTTCAAGGGCCTGGATGCACAAAAACAGGCACTGGAATATGGTGTAAAGGTCAGTGGATGTACTGTGCATTTTGTTGATGAAGGAATGGATTCTGGACCCATAATACTGCAGCAGAGTGTCAGGGTACTTGAAAATGATACTGTTGAGTCTCTTTCTGAAAGGATCCTTGAACAGGAACACGTTATCTACCCGGAAGCTGTAAAACTATTTGTTGAGGGTAAACTTAAAGTGCAAGGTCGAATTGTACTAACCCGAAATTATGAAAGACCAGTTAAATAATGAACTTATAATAACAACTATTTATCAAATAATATATGGATGAGTGAAGATGTCTTATATTTCAGATATTGATCCGGAAATCTGTGAGGTCCTGGAACTTGAACTGCAACGTCAGGATGAAAAACTTAACCTGATAGCTTCAGAGAACTATGCAAGCCGTGCTGTTATGGAAGTTCAGGGTTCCGTAATGACAAACAAATATGCAGAAGGTTATTCCGGGAAAAGGTATTATGGCGGATGTGAGTATGTGGATCTAGCCGAAGATCTGGCAATCAAGAGAGCAAAGGCGCTGTTTGGGGCAGAGCATGTAAATGTCCAGCCCCATTCGGGTTCTGGATCTAATATGGCAGTCTATTTTTCAATGTTAGAACCCGGAGACACTATCCTGTCAATGGACCTGACACATGGAGGGCACCTCTCTCATGGAAGTCCGGTCAACTTTGCAGGAAAGCTGTATAATGTGATTCCTTACGGAGTTGACAGGGAAACAGAGACCCTGAACTATGAAGAACTGATGGAGCTTGCCAGAAAGCACAAACCCAGAATGATCGTATGCGGTGCATCTGCATATACTGCAGAAATCGATTTTAAGAAGTTCAGGGAAATTGCAGATGAAGTTGATGCATACCTTCTGGCAGATATTGCACATATTGCAGGTCTGGTCGCAGCAGGAGTGCATCAGAGTCCCATCCCATACGCTGATTTTGTGACCACAACCACTCATAAGACACTGCGCGGGCCAAGAGGAGGAATGGTCATGTGCAGGCAGGAATATGGAAAGGATATCGATAAATCCATATTTCCGGGAATCCAGGGTGGTCCTCTGATGCATGTGATTGCTGCAAAAGCAGTGGCATTTAAGGAAGCACAGGGCTCAAAATTTAAGAAGGATCAGGAGCAAACAGTAAAGAATGCCAGAATTCTGAGTGATGATCTTGTTGAGAGAGGATTTCATCTTGTTTCCGGTGGTACCCAGAATCATATGATGCTCATCAACCTGAATAATCGCGATATTACTGGAAAGGAAGCTGAGGCTGCTTTCTGCAAGGCAGGTATTGTGCTGAACAAGAATACGGTTCCCTTTGAGACCAGAAGTCCGTTTGTTACAAGCGGTATCCGAATAGGGACTCCGGCTGCAACTACAAGAGGAATGAAAGATTCCGAGATGCTGCAGATTGCAGATTTTATTGATCAGACAATTGCAAATGTTGATGATGATTCTGCACTTGGGATGATCTGTGAGGATGTAAAGGAGCTGTGCCACAGGTATCCTATCTATAAGTGATCTGTGGAATACCAGGTGAAATTGATGAACAATGGTTCTGAATCAAAAATAATCGATGGCAGAAAACTGGCAAAAAAAATAGAACGTGAAGTAAAGGAAGATGCTGACCAGCTCAGGGCACAGGGTGTCATTCCCTGCCTTGCCTCAATACTTGTAGGAGATGATGCAGCTTCAAAGCTCTATATATCATTAAAGCACAG
Above is a genomic segment from Methanosalsum zhilinae DSM 4017 containing:
- a CDS encoding NAD+ synthase, with translation MDMEFARNMIVDFIRSNIEDSGLGGAVVGVSGGIDSALTTYLTAEAIGSKKVLGIHMPQMGITPAEDVLDAEEIADSTGIEFKVIDVNPILNTYIDSLNREGQETSSLVEGNLKARIRMSILYYYANTLNRMVIGTGNRTELMLGYYTKYGDGGVDIEPIGDLYKTEVRELSHLIGISENIVSKVPSAGLWKGQTDEEELGLSYEIIDRILEMLDRGCSVDDAGKTLNVSDERIDSIIGRIDANRHKLQPPRICRLKDVRRPDI
- a CDS encoding tRNA(Ile)(2)-agmatinylcytidine synthase → MIIGIDDTDSRDGMCTTYLCSLLSEELERYGKITDDLLLIRLNPTVPYKTRGNAAVAIAIDTDAPDMVKKHVTERVRTLACLENDTTNPGIVFVSDEMSELSRNPLGLFFKKAVKEIITVNEAEELIRKLNLQSKGFKNRRGLIGALAACGAMLNSGWDHTYEYITYRKQEKWGSPRMVDSSSIFSADKKTYPMTWDNVDILNQQVVCVPRSPDPVLYGIRGSVQEEVIRCASMIRSEPFERSALYKTNQGTDMHIIQEDSISQMQDMHSYSLMCTVISVPETIQGGHVIFSVSDKHDHELKCAAYEPTKNFRELVRELIPGDVIRIYGSMINGTLNTEKLEIISMIQTYEYKNPACPVCHKSMESAGKGQGYRCRKCRTQAESKIQVEICRNIHPGLYEVPPCARRHLAKPLIRDKNSSLSLFPSR
- a CDS encoding transcriptional regulator, translating into MTKEILIHQVVDVLNHAGFLVSDRCNIRPRCFDLAARQDDILLFCKVLYNIDGLNEETAREIKLLSSYLNGSPLIIGAKTRNQMLEDSVVYMRYDVPAMNVETLYDYLIEGIPPVVSAAPGGLYVSIDGDVLKQARNEISMSLGALASRLGVSRRTISKYEDGGMAASIEVVLQLEEILDVALARSIDFIKSFDDNPSSTDMDDENIQHPAPPKDSVLEILHSMGYNVLSTSQAPFKAVSKNDSNVMLTGVSEYSSAMIKRAHLMSNISTITETRSVFIINGQIKSESVESTVLIEKDELNKISGPEELVTLIENRTNYHTCE
- the purN gene encoding phosphoribosylglycinamide formyltransferase, whose protein sequence is MTCNIAVLVSGRGSNLQSIIDNIESGYIRNASINVVVSDVHDAYALERARDRAIDAIFINPSEHGSKKDYEKYLIGILEEYSIDLILLAGYMRLLGNSFIRRYKNRIMNIHPSLLPSFKGLDAQKQALEYGVKVSGCTVHFVDEGMDSGPIILQQSVRVLENDTVESLSERILEQEHVIYPEAVKLFVEGKLKVQGRIVLTRNYERPVK
- the glyA gene encoding serine hydroxymethyltransferase, which encodes MSYISDIDPEICEVLELELQRQDEKLNLIASENYASRAVMEVQGSVMTNKYAEGYSGKRYYGGCEYVDLAEDLAIKRAKALFGAEHVNVQPHSGSGSNMAVYFSMLEPGDTILSMDLTHGGHLSHGSPVNFAGKLYNVIPYGVDRETETLNYEELMELARKHKPRMIVCGASAYTAEIDFKKFREIADEVDAYLLADIAHIAGLVAAGVHQSPIPYADFVTTTTHKTLRGPRGGMVMCRQEYGKDIDKSIFPGIQGGPLMHVIAAKAVAFKEAQGSKFKKDQEQTVKNARILSDDLVERGFHLVSGGTQNHMMLINLNNRDITGKEAEAAFCKAGIVLNKNTVPFETRSPFVTSGIRIGTPAATTRGMKDSEMLQIADFIDQTIANVDDDSALGMICEDVKELCHRYPIYK